In one window of Burkholderiales bacterium DNA:
- a CDS encoding aldehyde dehydrogenase family protein — protein MKIVNPWSGATIADVPADNARSVAAKYARARAAQPRWAAVPMKKRLDAIAKFRAALVAREDELAKTLTQEVGKPIRQSRNEIKGLLGRIDFFLAQSAKTLRDEKVFEDRGGKLEERISHEPLGVIANISAWNYPYFVGGNVFVPALIAGNAILYKPSEYATLTGLAIAEMLHAAGVPDDVFLPVIGAGDVGAALLKQPVDGVFFTGSYPTGQKIAAAAGKRMVKVQLELGGKDPVYVCEDVDIQAAAAAVADGAFYNTGQSCCSVERVYVHEAIAKPFIEAFVEEVASFRIGDPMDEATYIGAITRKPQLDVLKRQVADAKKKGATLLLGGKPLPGKGNRFEPTVLTGVDSTMAVMRDESFGPIIGIETVADDDEALARMNDSEYGLTAGVYTSDAKRAKAIMAKLEAGSVYWNCCDRVSPRLPWSGVKHSGIGLTLSTYGIQTFTRPKAWHLRGG, from the coding sequence ATGAAGATCGTCAATCCCTGGTCCGGCGCCACGATCGCCGACGTTCCCGCCGACAACGCCCGCTCGGTGGCCGCGAAGTACGCGCGGGCGCGCGCCGCGCAGCCGCGCTGGGCCGCCGTGCCGATGAAGAAGCGTCTCGACGCGATCGCGAAGTTCCGCGCGGCACTGGTCGCGCGCGAGGACGAGCTCGCGAAGACGCTCACGCAGGAGGTCGGCAAGCCGATCCGCCAGTCGCGAAACGAGATCAAGGGGCTCCTCGGCCGGATCGACTTCTTCCTCGCGCAGTCGGCGAAGACGTTGCGCGACGAGAAGGTGTTCGAGGACAGGGGCGGCAAGCTCGAGGAGCGCATCAGCCACGAACCTCTCGGCGTGATCGCGAACATCTCCGCGTGGAACTACCCGTATTTCGTCGGCGGCAACGTCTTCGTCCCGGCGCTCATCGCGGGCAACGCGATCCTCTACAAGCCGTCCGAGTACGCGACGCTGACCGGCCTCGCCATCGCCGAGATGCTGCATGCGGCGGGCGTTCCCGACGACGTGTTCCTCCCGGTGATCGGTGCGGGGGACGTCGGCGCCGCGCTGCTGAAGCAGCCGGTCGACGGCGTGTTCTTCACCGGGTCCTACCCGACCGGGCAGAAGATCGCCGCGGCGGCGGGCAAGCGGATGGTGAAGGTCCAGCTCGAACTGGGCGGGAAGGACCCGGTCTACGTGTGCGAGGACGTCGACATTCAGGCAGCCGCGGCTGCCGTTGCCGACGGAGCGTTCTACAACACCGGCCAGTCGTGCTGCTCGGTCGAGCGCGTCTACGTGCACGAGGCGATCGCGAAGCCCTTCATCGAGGCGTTCGTCGAGGAGGTCGCGAGCTTCCGGATCGGCGATCCGATGGACGAGGCCACCTACATCGGCGCGATCACGCGCAAGCCCCAGCTCGACGTGCTGAAGAGGCAGGTCGCCGACGCGAAGAAGAAGGGAGCGACGCTGCTCCTCGGCGGCAAGCCGCTGCCCGGCAAGGGCAACCGCTTCGAGCCCACCGTGCTCACCGGCGTCGATTCGACGATGGCGGTGATGCGCGACGAGAGCTTCGGCCCGATCATCGGCATCGAGACGGTCGCGGACGACGACGAGGCGCTCGCGCGGATGAACGACTCCGAGTACGGCCTGACCGCCGGCGTCTACACGAGCGACGCGAAGCGCGCGAAGGCGATCATGGCGAAGCTCGAAGCCGGATCGGTCTACTGGAACTGCTGCGACCGCGTGAGCCCGCGCCTGCCCTGGTCGGGCGTCAAGCATTCCGGCATCGGACTCACGCTGTCGACCTACGGCATCCAGACGTTCACGCGGCCGAAGGCCTGGCACCTGCGCGGGGGGTGA
- a CDS encoding ABC transporter substrate-binding protein, translating to MRVVRHTVRLAGALLAAAALAAAPIAPAATLRIASANDPQSLDPHALALLYHSRVVTQIYESLVNRDRDFRLEPSLALSWQAVDARTWRFRLRPGVRFHDGAPFTADDAVFSIERALAKNSQRAFQLRGVTAVRKVDDHTIDVALAAPDVVLPEKLIFIGMMSKAWAAKHDVLKPQDYNAKQETWAVRHANGTGPYKLQSYESDHRVVLVAHPEWWGKRGNVDEAVFLVIGSDATRLAALASGQVDFVIDPPFQDVGRLKKDPRFRITETADIGTQYLGFDQARAELPGSDAKGRNPFRDLRVRQAVAHAIDTDAIVAKVLRGQGTPIGSFVSRLVDGYDPALDRRLAYDPAKARALLKDAGWAEGFSVGMDCVSITWRAAACQAIAGMLAQVGIKVSLATAPAAQFFPKLTQAQSSLFEFGWTPTTDAWTMLNSTVRSFDAAGTGTFNAGRYVNPKLDATIDAIRIAPSIEARRALVRDALAILHADLPLVPLYRRTLAWAMRPGIEAAMWPNDILELRLVRVT from the coding sequence ATGCGCGTCGTGCGGCACACGGTCCGGCTGGCCGGCGCGCTGCTCGCGGCCGCGGCCCTCGCCGCCGCGCCGATCGCCCCGGCGGCGACGCTGCGCATCGCGAGCGCGAACGACCCGCAGTCGCTCGACCCGCATGCACTCGCCCTGCTCTACCATTCGCGCGTCGTCACCCAGATCTACGAATCGCTCGTCAACCGCGACCGCGACTTCCGGCTGGAGCCTTCGCTCGCGCTCTCCTGGCAGGCGGTCGACGCGCGCACCTGGCGCTTCCGGCTGCGACCGGGCGTGCGCTTCCACGACGGCGCTCCGTTCACCGCCGACGACGCCGTGTTCTCGATCGAGCGCGCGCTCGCGAAAAACTCGCAGCGGGCGTTCCAGTTGCGCGGCGTGACCGCGGTCCGGAAGGTCGACGACCACACGATCGATGTCGCGCTAGCCGCGCCCGACGTCGTGCTGCCGGAGAAGCTCATCTTCATCGGGATGATGAGCAAGGCCTGGGCCGCGAAGCACGACGTCCTCAAGCCGCAGGATTACAACGCGAAGCAGGAGACCTGGGCGGTACGCCACGCCAACGGGACCGGGCCCTACAAGCTCCAGTCCTACGAGTCCGACCACCGCGTCGTGCTGGTCGCGCATCCTGAGTGGTGGGGCAAGCGCGGCAACGTCGACGAAGCGGTGTTCCTCGTCATCGGTTCGGACGCGACGAGGCTCGCGGCGCTCGCGTCGGGCCAGGTCGATTTCGTGATCGACCCGCCGTTCCAGGACGTCGGGCGACTGAAGAAGGATCCGCGCTTCCGGATCACCGAGACGGCCGATATCGGCACCCAGTACCTGGGCTTCGACCAGGCGCGCGCGGAGTTGCCGGGCTCGGACGCGAAGGGCCGCAATCCGTTCCGGGACCTGCGCGTGCGCCAGGCGGTCGCGCACGCGATCGACACCGACGCGATCGTCGCCAAGGTGCTGCGCGGCCAGGGCACGCCGATCGGCTCGTTCGTCTCGAGGCTCGTCGACGGCTACGACCCCGCGCTCGACCGGAGGCTCGCCTACGATCCGGCGAAGGCGCGCGCGCTGCTGAAGGACGCGGGCTGGGCCGAGGGTTTCAGCGTCGGCATGGACTGCGTGTCGATCACCTGGCGCGCGGCCGCCTGCCAGGCGATCGCCGGCATGCTCGCGCAGGTCGGCATCAAGGTGAGCCTCGCGACCGCCCCGGCCGCGCAGTTCTTCCCCAAGCTCACGCAGGCGCAGTCGTCGCTGTTCGAGTTCGGCTGGACGCCGACGACCGACGCCTGGACGATGCTCAACTCGACCGTGCGTTCGTTCGACGCTGCGGGCACCGGCACGTTCAACGCCGGCCGCTACGTGAACCCGAAGCTCGATGCGACGATCGACGCCATCCGCATCGCCCCTTCGATCGAAGCGCGGCGCGCGCTGGTGCGCGACGCGCTCGCCATCCTCCACGCCGACCTGCCGCTCGTCCCGCTCTACCGGCGCACGCTCGCCTGGGCAATGCGGCCGGGCATCGAGGCCGCGATGTGGCCCAACGACATCCTCGAACTGCGCCTCGTGCGCGTCACCTGA
- a CDS encoding iron-containing alcohol dehydrogenase — protein MTLDKFSFPTAITFGPGAAKLVGPHLREHGIARPLVVTDRALAALPVAKSLVESLRHAGLEAAVFDGIWGNPTVAQANAGAAAFLAHRADAVVGLGGGAALDVAKIVGAVAKGGGSALEYAWDHPQVRPIPDALPYFVALPTTAGTGSEVGRSAVVSEDDTHVKRIVFSPKILAKQVFADPELTVGLPPAVTAATGMDALTHNVESWLSPAYHPLCDGIALEGARIAARALPTAVRDGANLHARGEMLMASMMGAIAFQKDLGAVHSCAHALSTVADLHHGLANGVMIDHVMGFNLPSAVAKMAELARVCGAPGAASGSEEARAASFLPWLRELKASIGIPAKLSQIAGGRPVTRADIPRLVEVAFADLCHQTNPRKCGKADFEALFASAL, from the coding sequence ATGACCCTCGACAAGTTCTCCTTCCCCACCGCGATCACCTTCGGCCCCGGCGCAGCGAAGCTCGTCGGACCGCATCTGCGGGAGCACGGCATCGCGCGCCCGCTCGTGGTCACCGACCGCGCGCTCGCGGCGCTCCCGGTTGCGAAGTCGCTCGTCGAATCGCTCCGGCACGCGGGACTCGAGGCCGCCGTGTTCGACGGCATCTGGGGCAATCCGACCGTGGCCCAGGCGAACGCCGGGGCCGCCGCGTTCCTCGCCCACCGCGCGGACGCCGTCGTGGGCCTGGGCGGCGGCGCGGCGCTCGACGTCGCGAAGATCGTCGGCGCCGTGGCGAAAGGCGGCGGCAGCGCGCTCGAATACGCCTGGGACCATCCGCAGGTCCGCCCGATTCCCGACGCGCTGCCGTACTTCGTCGCGCTGCCGACGACCGCGGGCACCGGTTCCGAGGTCGGCCGCTCGGCGGTCGTGTCCGAGGACGACACGCACGTCAAGCGGATCGTGTTCTCGCCGAAGATCCTCGCGAAGCAGGTGTTCGCCGATCCCGAACTCACCGTCGGCCTGCCCCCCGCGGTGACCGCCGCGACCGGGATGGACGCGCTCACCCACAACGTCGAGTCCTGGCTCTCGCCGGCCTACCATCCGCTGTGCGACGGCATTGCGCTCGAAGGGGCGAGAATCGCGGCGCGTGCGCTGCCGACGGCCGTTCGCGACGGCGCGAACTTGCACGCGCGCGGCGAGATGCTGATGGCCTCGATGATGGGCGCGATCGCGTTCCAGAAGGACCTGGGCGCGGTCCATTCGTGCGCGCACGCGCTCTCCACCGTCGCCGACCTGCACCACGGGCTCGCGAACGGCGTGATGATCGACCACGTGATGGGCTTCAACCTGCCCTCCGCGGTCGCGAAGATGGCCGAACTCGCACGGGTGTGCGGCGCGCCGGGCGCCGCGTCGGGCAGCGAAGAGGCCCGCGCCGCGTCGTTCCTGCCGTGGCTGCGCGAACTCAAGGCTTCGATCGGCATTCCCGCGAAGCTCTCGCAGATCGCGGGCGGCCGGCCGGTGACCCGCGCCGATATCCCGCGACTGGTCGAGGTCGCGTTCGCCGACCTCTGCCACCAGACCAATCCGCGCAAGTGCGGCAAGGCGGACTTCGAGGCGCTGTTCGCGAGCGCGCTCTGA
- a CDS encoding gluconokinase — translation MIVVMMGVTGCGKSTVGAALASRLGCPFLDADDFHPPENVAKMASGTPLTDEDRWPWLDRLATELRAIDAGGGSAVLACSALKAAYRARIAAGSAVRFVHLIGDQATIAARLAVRKHRYMPASLLASQFATLEAPDDALDIDVTLPLEAQVDAICAALACPPATKATHA, via the coding sequence ATGATCGTCGTCATGATGGGCGTGACCGGCTGCGGCAAGAGCACGGTCGGTGCGGCGCTCGCGTCGCGCCTCGGCTGCCCGTTCCTCGACGCCGACGACTTCCATCCTCCGGAGAACGTCGCGAAGATGGCGTCGGGAACGCCGCTCACCGACGAAGACCGCTGGCCCTGGCTCGACCGCCTCGCGACCGAGCTGCGCGCGATCGACGCGGGCGGAGGCAGCGCGGTGCTCGCCTGCTCGGCGCTCAAGGCGGCGTATCGGGCGCGCATCGCGGCGGGATCGGCCGTCCGTTTCGTCCACCTGATCGGCGACCAGGCGACGATCGCCGCGCGGCTCGCCGTCCGCAAGCATCGCTACATGCCGGCATCGCTCCTGGCGAGCCAGTTCGCGACGCTGGAGGCTCCGGACGATGCGCTCGACATCGATGTGACCCTGCCCCTCGAGGCCCAGGTCGATGCCATTTGCGCCGCCTTGGCTTGCCCACCGGCCACGAAGGCGACCCACGCATGA
- the gnd gene encoding decarboxylating 6-phosphogluconate dehydrogenase, with product MTAPSIGLVGLGRMGGNMARRLSRGGIRVVGHDATPGAADALAAEGVLSAASSPAALVDALPAPRVVWTMVPAGSATETTIATLSAHLAPGDTIVDGGNANYRDSQRRAQDLAARRLLFVDCGVSGGVWGLANGYTLMFGGSAEGARAVEPFVRVLAPAPDAGWMHCGPAGAGHFAKMIHNGIEYGMMQAYAEGFALLKGKREFGIDVARLAETWRRGSVVRSWLLDLTAEFLASDADLDAIAPHVADSGEGRWTVAEAIEQGTPAPVLAVALMNRFASQGKGDYANRMLARMRQAFGGHAVQGAGAGPKR from the coding sequence ATGACTGCTCCCTCGATCGGACTCGTCGGGCTCGGCCGCATGGGCGGGAACATGGCGCGGCGTCTTTCCCGCGGCGGCATCCGCGTGGTCGGGCACGACGCGACGCCCGGCGCCGCCGATGCACTCGCTGCTGAAGGCGTGCTGTCCGCGGCATCGTCGCCCGCCGCGCTGGTCGACGCCCTGCCGGCCCCGCGGGTCGTGTGGACGATGGTGCCCGCGGGCTCGGCGACCGAGACCACGATCGCGACGCTCTCCGCGCATCTCGCCCCGGGCGACACGATCGTCGACGGCGGCAACGCCAACTACCGGGATTCGCAGCGGCGCGCGCAGGACCTCGCGGCGCGCCGGCTGCTGTTCGTCGATTGCGGCGTTTCCGGAGGCGTGTGGGGCCTCGCGAACGGCTACACGCTGATGTTCGGCGGCTCGGCCGAGGGCGCGCGCGCGGTCGAGCCGTTCGTCCGCGTGCTCGCGCCCGCGCCCGATGCGGGCTGGATGCACTGCGGCCCCGCCGGCGCCGGACATTTCGCCAAGATGATCCACAACGGGATCGAGTACGGGATGATGCAGGCGTATGCCGAAGGCTTCGCGCTCCTGAAGGGCAAGCGCGAGTTCGGCATCGACGTCGCGCGTCTCGCCGAGACCTGGCGCCGCGGGAGCGTCGTGCGATCCTGGCTCCTCGACCTGACCGCCGAGTTCCTCGCGAGCGACGCCGACCTCGACGCGATCGCGCCGCACGTCGCCGACTCCGGCGAAGGCCGCTGGACCGTCGCCGAGGCCATCGAGCAGGGCACGCCCGCGCCGGTGCTCGCCGTCGCGCTGATGAACCGGTTCGCGAGCCAGGGCAAGGGCGATTACGCGAACCGGATGCTGGCGCGGATGCGGCAGGCGTTCGGCGGTCACGCGGTCCAGGGCGCCGGCGCGGGTCCGAAGCGATGA
- a CDS encoding DUF4743 domain-containing protein → MIEARILPALHARLARAFAPPPVPLVPFDVDGFTVGELTVERARRIAAFDDVFEIDERRVAFTATCRTADDRTAAMARVARTLASEGALSAWRDERYDVRAGAGGPVAFLLERAAARYFGVHTAAVHVNGLVDEGARASMWVARRSPAKAIDPGLLDNLVGGGVAAGASVAAMLAKEAWEEAGIDAALAAQARPEGVVTIRRLQPDGVQHETIHVHDLWLPRGFVPANQDGEAVEHRLVPLDRVAALLANDDGDEVVTADASLVALDALIRLGAIDADDPFYSWLAALCGEGR, encoded by the coding sequence GTGATCGAGGCCCGCATTCTACCCGCGCTCCACGCGCGGCTCGCCCGCGCGTTCGCGCCACCACCGGTCCCGCTCGTTCCGTTCGACGTCGACGGCTTCACCGTCGGCGAACTCACGGTCGAACGTGCCAGACGCATCGCGGCGTTCGACGACGTCTTCGAGATCGACGAGCGGCGGGTCGCGTTCACCGCCACCTGCAGGACCGCCGACGATCGCACCGCGGCGATGGCGCGCGTCGCCCGGACGCTCGCGTCCGAGGGTGCGCTCAGCGCGTGGCGCGACGAACGCTACGACGTTCGTGCCGGGGCCGGCGGACCGGTCGCCTTCCTGCTGGAACGCGCCGCGGCGCGCTACTTCGGCGTGCACACGGCGGCGGTCCACGTGAACGGCCTCGTCGACGAAGGCGCGCGCGCCTCGATGTGGGTCGCGCGGCGCAGCCCCGCGAAGGCGATCGATCCGGGCTTGCTCGACAACCTCGTCGGCGGCGGCGTCGCCGCGGGAGCGAGCGTCGCCGCCATGCTCGCGAAGGAGGCCTGGGAAGAAGCCGGCATCGACGCAGCCCTGGCGGCGCAGGCACGACCCGAGGGCGTCGTCACGATCCGCAGGCTGCAGCCGGACGGCGTGCAGCACGAGACGATCCACGTGCACGATCTCTGGCTGCCGCGCGGATTCGTCCCGGCGAACCAGGACGGCGAGGCGGTCGAACACCGGTTGGTTCCGCTCGATCGTGTCGCCGCGCTCCTCGCGAACGACGACGGCGACGAGGTCGTGACGGCCGATGCGAGCCTCGTCGCCCTCGACGCGCTCATCCGCCTCGGCGCGATCGACGCCGACGACCCGTTCTACTCGTGGCTCGCGGCGCTGTGCGGCGAGGGGCGTTGA
- a CDS encoding type 1 glutamine amidotransferase, with protein sequence MIPDMVKIGISASFFHEDPKRAIFKGMTLQYIEQNVAHWLMQRDVLSFMIPSPDGRTRRETSRVTLDAYARELDGLVLMGGSDVCPETYGEKALRPEWNGDRIRDEYEIGLMNAFVKLHKPVLGVCRGAQVINVAMGGTLWQDIGSQLPNALVHRNWEIYEQNTHAVSIVPDTPLAKLYPGISVVKTNSIHHQAVKDLGRKLTVEAWSEPDRIAEAIRWSGPSYVFGVQWHPEFHPEGDRSYIDDRPILDDFLRHARNHKSAAYAL encoded by the coding sequence ATGATCCCCGACATGGTCAAGATCGGCATCTCCGCGTCGTTCTTCCACGAGGATCCGAAGCGCGCGATCTTCAAGGGGATGACGCTGCAGTACATCGAGCAGAACGTCGCGCACTGGCTGATGCAGCGCGACGTGCTGTCGTTCATGATCCCCTCGCCCGACGGGCGCACGCGCCGCGAGACCTCGCGCGTCACGCTCGACGCCTACGCGCGCGAACTCGACGGACTGGTGCTGATGGGCGGCTCGGACGTGTGCCCCGAGACCTACGGCGAGAAGGCGTTGCGCCCCGAGTGGAACGGCGACCGCATCCGCGACGAGTACGAGATCGGGCTCATGAACGCGTTCGTGAAGCTGCACAAGCCGGTCCTCGGCGTCTGCCGCGGCGCGCAGGTCATCAACGTCGCGATGGGCGGCACGCTGTGGCAGGACATCGGCAGCCAGCTCCCGAACGCGCTGGTCCACCGCAACTGGGAGATCTACGAGCAGAACACGCACGCCGTCTCGATCGTGCCCGATACGCCGCTGGCGAAGCTCTACCCGGGTATTTCCGTCGTGAAGACCAACTCGATCCACCATCAGGCGGTGAAGGACCTCGGACGCAAGCTCACCGTCGAGGCGTGGTCGGAGCCCGACCGGATCGCCGAGGCGATCCGCTGGAGCGGCCCGTCCTACGTGTTCGGCGTCCAGTGGCATCCCGAATTCCACCCCGAGGGCGATCGCTCGTACATCGACGACCGCCCGATCCTCGACGATTTCCTGCGCCACGCGCGCAACCACAAGTCCGCCGCCTACGCCCTATGA
- a CDS encoding glutamine synthetase, translated as MPVARNPKAVLADVMKSPTPGVKVAVSDIDGILRGKVLHKDKFASALEGGFGFCDVVYGWDMHDVCYDNTTTTGWHKGYPDAMVRLDLATHRNVPWDGGIDFFLGNFVRIENGREVPYPLDGRQVLKRVLARGERLGLKPMCSLEFEFFNFAETPQTWAAKKGVGPEPITPGMFGYSLLRASHARDYFNALFSELAAFGVPIEGLHTETGPGVYEAAIAYSDALEAGDRAVLFKTGAKEIGARFGIMPSFMAKWSQHYPGCSGHVHQSLSDGSKNVFHDPKGRAGMSKLFESYLAGQVDTLLAFAPMFWPTVNSYKRLVDGFWAPVKPTWGIDNRTVSFRVIPGSAKSTRLETRCPGADVNPYLALAACVAAGLHGIEKKLKLTVPPIEGTNKGAEHIPRAPRSLAETTRVFRASELARDWFGDEFVDHFAATREWEHRQWQDAVTDWELKRYFEIV; from the coding sequence ATGCCCGTAGCGCGCAATCCCAAGGCCGTGCTCGCCGACGTGATGAAGTCCCCCACGCCCGGCGTCAAGGTCGCCGTGTCCGACATCGACGGCATCCTGCGCGGCAAGGTGTTGCACAAGGACAAGTTCGCTTCGGCGCTCGAAGGCGGGTTCGGCTTCTGCGACGTCGTCTACGGCTGGGACATGCACGACGTCTGCTACGACAACACGACGACGACCGGCTGGCACAAGGGCTATCCGGACGCGATGGTGCGGCTCGACCTCGCGACCCACCGCAACGTCCCCTGGGACGGCGGGATCGACTTCTTCCTCGGCAACTTCGTGCGGATCGAGAACGGTCGCGAGGTCCCCTACCCGCTCGACGGCCGCCAGGTGCTGAAGCGCGTGCTCGCGCGCGGCGAGCGGCTCGGGCTGAAGCCGATGTGCTCGCTCGAGTTCGAGTTCTTCAACTTCGCCGAGACGCCGCAGACCTGGGCGGCGAAGAAAGGCGTCGGCCCCGAACCGATCACGCCGGGCATGTTCGGCTATTCGCTCCTTCGCGCGAGCCACGCGCGCGACTACTTCAACGCGCTCTTTTCCGAACTCGCCGCGTTCGGCGTGCCGATCGAGGGCCTGCACACCGAGACCGGTCCGGGCGTGTACGAAGCGGCGATCGCCTATTCGGACGCGCTGGAGGCAGGCGATCGCGCGGTGCTCTTCAAGACCGGCGCGAAGGAGATCGGCGCGCGCTTCGGAATCATGCCGAGCTTCATGGCGAAGTGGAGCCAGCACTACCCGGGCTGTTCGGGCCACGTCCACCAGAGCCTCTCGGACGGCTCGAAGAACGTGTTCCACGATCCCAAGGGCCGCGCCGGCATGAGCAAGCTCTTCGAGAGCTATCTCGCCGGTCAGGTCGACACGCTGCTCGCGTTCGCCCCGATGTTCTGGCCGACGGTCAACAGCTACAAGCGCCTGGTCGACGGATTCTGGGCGCCGGTCAAACCGACCTGGGGCATCGACAACCGCACGGTGAGCTTCCGCGTGATCCCGGGAAGCGCCAAGTCGACCCGGCTCGAGACGCGCTGCCCGGGCGCGGACGTCAATCCGTACCTCGCGCTCGCCGCCTGCGTCGCCGCCGGACTGCACGGCATCGAGAAGAAGCTGAAGCTCACCGTCCCGCCGATCGAGGGGACGAACAAGGGCGCCGAACACATCCCGCGGGCGCCGCGCTCGCTCGCCGAGACCACCAGGGTTTTCCGCGCGTCCGAACTCGCGCGCGACTGGTTCGGCGACGAGTTCGTCGACCACTTCGCGGCGACGCGCGAATGGGAGCACCGGCAGTGGCAGGACGCGGTGACCGACTGGGAACTGAAGCGCTACTTCGAGATCGTCTGA
- the folD gene encoding bifunctional methylenetetrahydrofolate dehydrogenase/methenyltetrahydrofolate cyclohydrolase FolD, whose product MTARILDGKAVAAEATDGVRVAVATRVASGRSAPGLAVVLVGENAASQVYVRNKRRTTEAVGMRSFAYDFPATVPEPELLALIDRLNADSAVSGILVQLPLPAHIDPERITERIDPGKDVDGFHPYNVGRLVLKRPTLRPCTPLGCMKLLEKTDEPLAGKHAVVIGQSNIVGRPMALELLMARCTVTICHSATRDLPGVVRQADIVVAGVGRAKFVAGDWIKPGAIVIDVGINRGDDGKLVGDVDFDAARARASWITPVPGGVGPMTIAMLLANTLRAAELCERSRQAEA is encoded by the coding sequence ATGACCGCCCGGATCCTCGACGGCAAGGCGGTCGCGGCCGAGGCGACCGACGGCGTCCGCGTCGCGGTGGCCACGCGCGTCGCGTCCGGACGGTCCGCGCCGGGCCTGGCGGTCGTGCTGGTCGGCGAGAACGCGGCGTCGCAGGTCTACGTGCGCAACAAGCGCAGGACGACCGAGGCCGTGGGCATGCGCTCGTTCGCCTACGATTTCCCCGCGACCGTGCCCGAACCGGAGTTGCTCGCGCTGATCGATCGCCTCAACGCCGACTCCGCGGTCTCCGGCATCCTCGTGCAGCTACCGCTGCCTGCGCACATCGACCCGGAGCGAATCACCGAGCGGATCGATCCGGGGAAGGACGTCGACGGCTTCCATCCGTACAACGTCGGGCGGCTCGTGCTGAAGCGACCGACGCTGCGCCCCTGCACGCCGCTCGGGTGCATGAAGCTCCTCGAGAAGACCGACGAGCCGCTCGCGGGCAAGCACGCGGTGGTCATCGGCCAGTCGAACATCGTCGGCCGCCCGATGGCGCTCGAACTGCTGATGGCGCGCTGCACGGTCACGATCTGCCACTCGGCGACGCGCGACCTGCCTGGCGTCGTGCGGCAGGCCGACATCGTCGTGGCGGGCGTGGGCAGGGCGAAGTTCGTCGCCGGCGACTGGATCAAGCCGGGCGCCATCGTGATCGACGTCGGCATCAATCGCGGCGACGACGGCAAGCTCGTCGGGGACGTGGACTTCGATGCCGCGCGAGCGCGCGCATCCTGGATCACGCCGGTGCCCGGCGGGGTGGGGCCGATGACGATCGCGATGCTGCTCGCGAACACGCTGCGGGCGGCAGAGCTGTGCGAGAGGTCGCGTCAGGCTGAAGCCTGA
- a CDS encoding DMT family transporter produces MPSLRHLVALHLAVALFGLAGLFGAWLALPPVVIVFGRTTIAAAALTLVAVAMGELRRPAPGLAANGLVLALHWVAFFAAVQDAGVAVGLIGYASFPLFTLILERATGERRGRGRDWAVAVLVVAGLVLTVPRIDVRDAAVRGLAWGVLSGATFAWLAVRNRRYARTVAARSIALWQNAFAAAVLVPVLAWWPAGVRWPTPAELGLLLILGLGCTALAHTLFVAALAGVTAHAASVVAALEPVYGIALAAVLVGERPTAAMLAGCGLLVIAALVASRDAAASRGGPAGTIAP; encoded by the coding sequence ATGCCTTCCCTCCGACACCTCGTGGCGTTGCACCTCGCCGTCGCGCTGTTCGGCCTGGCGGGCCTGTTCGGCGCCTGGCTCGCGCTCCCGCCGGTCGTGATCGTCTTCGGACGAACGACGATCGCCGCCGCGGCACTTACGCTCGTCGCCGTCGCGATGGGCGAACTGCGCCGGCCGGCGCCCGGCCTCGCGGCGAACGGTCTCGTCCTCGCGCTGCACTGGGTCGCGTTCTTCGCGGCCGTGCAGGACGCCGGCGTGGCGGTCGGCTTGATCGGGTACGCGAGTTTCCCGCTGTTCACCCTCATCCTGGAGCGCGCGACCGGCGAGCGGCGCGGGCGCGGCCGCGACTGGGCCGTCGCCGTCCTGGTCGTCGCGGGCCTCGTGCTCACCGTGCCGCGCATCGACGTTCGTGACGCCGCGGTTCGCGGTCTCGCGTGGGGCGTCCTCTCGGGTGCGACCTTCGCCTGGCTCGCGGTCCGCAATCGCCGTTACGCCCGCACGGTCGCGGCGCGTTCGATCGCGCTGTGGCAGAACGCATTCGCGGCGGCCGTGCTCGTGCCGGTGCTCGCGTGGTGGCCTGCGGGTGTCCGGTGGCCGACACCCGCGGAACTGGGACTGCTGCTCATCCTCGGGCTCGGCTGCACGGCGCTCGCCCACACGCTCTTCGTCGCGGCATTGGCAGGGGTAACGGCCCATGCGGCGAGCGTCGTGGCCGCACTCGAGCCGGTCTACGGCATCGCGCTCGCCGCGGTCCTCGTCGGGGAACGGCCGACCGCGGCGATGCTCGCCGGGTGCGGCCTGCTCGTGATCGCCGCGCTCGTCGCGTCGCGCGACGCTGCCGCGTCGCGGGGCGGGCCAGCCGGTACAATCGCGCCTTGA